The window AAGCAGGACGGCCGTTACCGCCGCGATGTCTACTGAGGTTCAGCCTGCCTGAACAGAAAAACCGGGCTCCTATACCCGGTTTTTTCTTGTCCGGAAATTGTTTAAACTGCATTCCACAATTCAATAATACAGATTTAAGACTTTAAACCGATGAAAAGACTGCTGCTTTTGATTCCGGGCGCGCTGCTGCTGGCGGATGGCCTATGGCTGGTTTCACTGAATAAAATCCATTTAGGCATTATCCTGCCGATGCTGATCGGGGCTGTGTTTATCGGCATCGCGCTGTTTCATGCGCCAATCCAGCGCTTTTTAGCGCAGCATCGCGCGCTGCGGAAAGCCTGGACTCTGTCATGGGCCGGATTTGGAATTTGGCTGATCAGCCTGGCCGGATTTTTCGCCTATCTGCAGCACTCCATCAGCCAGTCAGAACAGATTCCGCCTGTCAAAGCCATCATTGTGCTGGGCAGCGGCCTTGAACACGGCCAGCCCTCGCCTACGCTGAAAGCGCGCCTTGATGCAGGCGCAGCCCTTGCCTTAAAAAATCCGGACGCGGCCTTAATTATGGCCGGCGGCTTAGGCTTTAACGAAAAGATTTCTGAAGCGGCGGTAATGCAGAACTACCTTGTGCAGGCGCATCATCTGGCAGCGGAACGGATTCATCTGGAAGACCACAGCACCAGCACGGAGCTGAACCTCATCAACAGCAAAGCGGTTCTAGAGCGGCTGCAGATTGGCTTAGACCAGCCGATCGCCATCGCCACCAGCGATTTCCATGTGCTCAGGGCCGCAGCCATTGCCGGGCATCAGGGCTACAGCAATATCTATGCCGTCAGCGCGCCGACTCCGCTGTATATCCGCTACAACTCATGGCTGCGGGAATATTTCGCCTTCCTCAGCGGCTGGCTGCTGAATGAATATTGAGGCAGCAGCCTCTAGCCGCGCAGATTAATTAATGCGGATGCTGCGCGGCTGCGGAATATCGCGGTTTTGGAAAATTTCCGGCTTTTGCGCATACACCTGATATAAATATTTTTTGAGATCCAGCAGCAGCTTTTCCGGGGCAACAAGTATGTTTTGCCCTTCCGGCGTCAAATCCAGCGACAGCGCAGTATGCTGCTCACGCAAAAACGGGATGACCTTTTCAATAAAATCCTTCAGGCTGATTTCTTCAGGCTGGTAATTTTCCCAATTATCTTTAATCAGCAGCTTGGCCAGGCTTCTATTTTTCCAGACCGCAAAGGCTTTCTGGCCGGTCGGCGTCGCGCACAGCGCCCAGCCGTCCTGATACAAAGCGGTTAAGCCGCCCTGCGCAACCAGCGCTTCAAGGAACTGTTTATAGGCATCTTGGGGATTGAAATTTGTTATTTGAGTTTTAGCCGCGGCCCTGCGCTGATATGGATTTCTCATAGATCACATGCGTATATTAATTATTATAGACTGCGGATTCTATGAAATAATCATGCGCTAAGCAAGTTTTAAGCAAAGGAACAGATATATGGTGGGCGCTGACGGGATCGAACCGCCGACATTCTGCTTGTAAGGCAGACGCTCTACCAACTGAGCTAAGCGCCCTGAGGAATAAAAACAACGTTGTTGTTTTTATGACGCAAGACAAGCGAAGCGCGTAGTCTTGGTGTTTGAATATCTTAAATCTCAGGAATTTAAGACACCTTAAGATAAATGGCGCAGCGGACGGGACTCGAACCCGCGACCCCCGGCGTGACAGGCCGGTATTCTAACCAACTGAACTACCGCTGCATCACGTCGCTTCTTAACGAAGCACACTTTATATCTTAAAAGATATGGTGGGCGCTGACGGGATCGAACCGCCGACATTCTGCTTGTAAGGCAGACGCTCTACCAACTGAGCTAAGCGCCCTTAAAGGGGTTGTTGCATTCTTTGCAAATGGCGCAGCGGACGGGACTCGAACCCGCGACCCCCGGCGTGACAGGCCGGTATTCTAACCAACTGAACTACCGCTGCATCGCAAAGATTATGGTGGGCGCTGACGGGATCGAACCGCCGACATTCTGCTTGTAAGGCAGACGCTCTACCAACTGAGCTAAGCGCCCTCAAAAGACCGATTGTGTAAATGGCGCAGCGGACGGGACTCGAACCCGCGACCCCCGGCGTGACAGGCCGGTATTCTAACCAACTGAACTACCGCTGCATTTGCACAATGTCGCTATTGCGGCAAACGAATATTAAGACTTAAAGTGGCGCAGCGGACGGGACTCGAACCCGCGACCCCCGGCGTGACAGGCCGGTATTCTAACCAACTGAACTACCGCTGCACTTTAAAGTCTTAACGCTGAAAAAGCTTGGTGGGCGCTGACGGGATCGAACCGCCGACATTCTGCTTGTAAGGCAGACGCTCTACCAACTGAGCTAAGCGCCCTTTCAAAACGTCTTCATCGTTTGATGAGGTGCATTATAGAGAATCCTCACCGGGTGTCAAACGCTTTTCTGCGAGTTTTCCACTTTTTGCGCCCGAGTGATTAAAAAATAGGTGATCTGCGCTAAAAACCGGCATTTTTGTTTAATTTTTAAGTGCATAACTTATTTCAGCGCGGTTTTTCAGGCGCATTTGCAACGCTGCCTGATCCCTTTTCAGCAGCGATTGCCGCAGCTGCAGCTGAATTTCAAAGCCTGCATTGCGCATAACCTCCTAAATCTCTTTCCTATACAGCAGGATTTCATCAGGCTTCAGTATGCCAGCTATTCAGATAAGGGACTGAGCGGACTAAAAAACCGGGCGCATTTGCAGCGCCCGCCTGCAGGCGGCCTACGCTGCAATATAAACCAATGCATTTTCAGGCACCAATTCAAACAGCTCCGCCACGTCCGCATTGCGCATGCGGATGCAGCCGTGCGACATCGGAACCCCCATCGGCTCTGTATCCGGCGTGCCGTGAATATAGATGTAGCGCTGATAGGTGTCGCAGCCTTCGCCCTGATTAAAGCCGCATTCCAGGCCGCTGAGCCATAAAATCCGCGATAGAATCCAGTCGCGTTCAGGATACTGGGCCGCCAGCTGGGCGCTGTAAACCTCGCCGGTCGGCTGGCGCGCAATGAAAACCGCATTCAATGGCGCGTTCTGGCCAAATTTTTCTGCAACCTTGTGCCAGCCTCGCGGGGTTTTGCCGCTGTTTTCAGTTTCGCCAATGCCGTTTTTTCCGCTAGAAATCACGTAAATCTTATCCAGCTTGTTCAGGCTGAGGGTCTGGCGCTTTAAATCAATAATGATATCTGCCTGATCCAGCGCATATTGGGTCATGATTCTTTCCCTATTTTCTGTTTCTCTGCATGTTCGCTATCTGGACTGAGCGCTTGGCCCTGCGGTTCCGGGCGCATCCACAGCCATGCCGCCACAATCAGCATCGCGGCATCGGTAAAAATTTTCACCGCTAAAGGCGCGGCGGTAAACAGCATAATCACCGCGCTGATCAGCATCATCACGCTGGCGACCCATTTGGCTTTGCGGGGCACGGTGCCGTTTTCGCGCCAGGCGCGCAAGGTCGGGCCATATTTAGGATGGTTTAGCAGCCAGTTATCCATTTGCGGCCAGCCTTTTGAAGCCGCCCAAGCCGCTAAAATCAGAAAAACAGTTGTCGGCATGCCGGGCAGCAGCGCACCAATAAAGCCCAGTATGATAAAAATCACCACCAGGCTGCGCCAAAACAGCGTTCTCATACCACAGCCCTAAGTCCAGAATTGAGGTAGTATAAAGCGTTTTTGCATTTTATCCGCTGTTATTCTGCACTTTCCTCAGGCCACGCATGCATCTGAATTTTTTAAACCTTGAACACGATGAACCCTGGCTGGCCTTGCGGCAGCCGCTGGTGCGCCAGCTGGCCTTCTGCATCGGCAGCCCGAATATTCTGCGCAGCCTGCCTGCGGACCTGGCCATAACGCATCCATTCCAGCTGCATGACGATGCCACTTGGAATAAGCATTTAAAAAATTACTGGCCCCGCCTGCAGCAGCTGGACCGGCATCCTGAAGCGCTGGCCGATTTTTTGCAGCAACTGAAAAGCACCCGGCTGGGCCTGCGCTTCGAAATGTTCCTCTGGTTCTGGCTTTTGGACAGCGGGCACCACCCTTACCGGCTGCTGGGCCACAGCATTCAGAAGATAGACGGGCCGAAAACGCTGGGCGAGCTGGACTTTGTCCTGCTCAACACCGAAACCGGTGAAGTTGAGCACTGGGAAGCTGCCTTGAAATATTATCTGGCGGAGCGCGATTTCTCCCTGCCCCATTGGCATGGCCTGAACCGCAGCGATACCCTCAGCCGCAAGCTGCATCATTTCACCGAAAAGCAGTTTCAATTTGCAGATGCCCTGAACCATCAGATTCAGCGCCGCTTCTGCATCCTGAAAGGCCAGCTGTATCTGCCTGAGCGCTCCAGCTGCGCCGCGCTGCCGGACTGGATCAATCCCGCGCGCCGAATCGGGCTGTGGGGACAGCGCCTGCCGGACGCCGCCCTGCAATTTTACCGGCTGCAGCGCCATGAATGGATTTGCCCGCAGGCGCAGCCCAGCAGCCATGCGGCGCAATGGTGGACGGACGGCCTGTATAAAGCAGCCTGTCAGGAGCATTACTATATGTTCCGCCGGCCGGGCCTTTTATTACATTCGCTTACTTAAGCGCAATAAAAACTGCATACAGTTTAAGCAGCACATTTTTTAATCTAAAGCTCACATCAGAATAATTTGACTATTCCTTAATCTGGAGATGACGATGAAAAAAATTCTTGCCGTTTCACTACTTGCGGTTTTCGCCTTAACCGCCTGCAACACCGTTAAAGGCCTGGGCAAAGATGTCTCCAAAGCAGGCGATGCCGTCACCAATACCGCTGAAAAAACCCAAGAGAAAATGTAATTCAATTCCGGCATGAGAAACCTTACCGCGCGCTAAGGTTTTTTTATGTTTAAGTTTTCCTTTATTTTGCCGATTCGCCTATTATATTGCGACTTTTTAGACTTTCAGATTCAGCATGACTTCATCCTCAGCGACACTCGATCTCAGCCTAGAGCTTTTACGGCAGCCTTCCGTTACCCCTGTCGACCACACCTGCCAAAATATCATGGCTGACCGCTTGGCTAAAGCGGGCTTCAATATTGAACATATGCGTTTTGAAGACGTTGACAATTTATGGGCGCGCCGGGGCACGGAGTCTCCAGTGTTCTGCTTTGCAGGCCATACCGATGTTGTGCCGACCGGCAATCTGGATGCATGGAATTCAGCGCCTTTTGCCCCGGAAATCCGCGACGGCAAGCTGTACGGGCGCGGCAGCGCCGACATGAAAACCGCTTTGGCGGCCATGGTGATTGCCTCTGAGCGCTTCACTGCAAAGCATCCGGACCACAAGGGCTCAATTGCCTTCCTGATCACTTCAGATGAAGAAGGCCCGGCAATCAACGGCACGGTGAAGGTTATTCAAGCGCTGGAAGCGCGCAATGAGAAAATGACCTGGTGCCTGGTCGGCGAACCGTCCAGCACCCATCAGCTGGGTGACATCATTAAAAACGGCCGCCGCGGCTCGCTCAACGCCAGGCTTACGGTAAAAGGCAAGCAGGGCCATGTGGCCTACCCGCACCTTGCCGTAAACCCGATTCATACGGCATCCAAAGCCTTGGCCGAGCTGTGCGAAACGGTTTGGGACAGCGGCAATGAATACTTCCCTGCCACCTCTTTCCAGATTTCCAATCTTAATGCCGGCACCGGGGCAACCAATGTCGTGCCGGGCGTGATGACCTCGCTGTTCAACTTCCGCTATTCAACAGAAGTCACCGCGGAAGAGCTGAAAGCGCGCACGCTGGAAATTCTGGACCGCAATAATGTTGAATACGATATCGTATGGACGCATTCAGGCCTGCCTTTCCTGACTCCGGTTGGCGAACTGGTGAATGCCGCCCAAAACGCCATCCGCAATGTCACCGGCGTAGAAGCCGAGCTTTCAACCAGCGGCGGCACTTCTGACGGGCGCTTTATCGCTCCGACTGGCGCACAGGTTCTGGAATTAGGCGTTTTAAACGCCAGCATCCACCAAATTGATGAGCATGTGAATGTTGCCGACCTGGAGCCGCTGGCTGAAATTTATGAACAGATTCTAACCGGCCTGCTGGCTTGATCCGGCTTCAGCGGCCGCAATAAAAAAGGAACTCCGCGGAGTTCCTTTTTTATTCATCAAGCTGTTTTACAGGCCAATCGACGACTGGATATAGGCCAGATTCGGCACATGATAGAGCTGATCATTCATCCGCACATACTGGAAAACCGCAGGATCACTCAGCGCATGCTCTTCATCAACAATTTCGGAAATGCGCAGGCGGATAGAGCGCGGCATTTCATTGCACATCAGCGCAAAACGCTGATGCACATCATCGCCTTCAATCACCAAAGCAACGCCGCTTTTCCGCGCCGGCTCATTCACCGCATACACCGGCAGCTTCAATTCATGCCACTGCACATGCGAAACCTGCGTTTCACTGTCCAGCGCAGATAAAACAATGTTCTGCGGCAGCAGCATGGCTTCCTTGCCGCAGCAGTCGATGATATAGGCGTCAATAAACCCGGTCGAAACCGTAATCAGATGCTGCAATTCCTGCTGGCTAATCTCATTCGGTACAGCTGTCTGGCTCATAGATTACCCCTGTTTTTCTGCAATTAAACTTTCAATATTGGCCAGCAGTTCCGCTTCCTGGAACGGCTTGCCCATATAGTGCGTTGCGCCCAGGCTGAAGGCGCGCTCGCGGTGCTTCTCGCCGGTACGCGAGGTAATCATGATGATCGGCAAGTCCTGATGAATGTCATGATGGCGGACCAGGTTGGTCACTTCAAAACCGTCCATGCGCGGCATTTCAATATCCAGCAGCATCAGATCCGGCCTTACGTTTTCCAGCTGCTCCATGGCATCCACGCCGTCTTTGGCGGTGACGACATCATAGCCTTGGCGCTCCAGCAGGCGCGAAGTCACTTTACGCACCGTAACCGAGTCATCCACGATCATCACTAAGCGGCGGGCATTGCCGCGGCGTGAATGATCGCGCTGATCCGAACCGCGCTTAACGCGCTGCGTGGCTTGAATCTGGCGGGCAATGCTTTGCCCGTCCAAAATCAGGCAGACTTGGCCGTCGCCCAGAATCGTCGCGCCTGCAATAGCGCCGACATTCGAGAACTGCTGGCCAATCGGCTTCACTACAATCTGCGCGCGGGAACCGATCAGCTGGTCAACCAGCAAAGCGATAGTTTGCCCGCTGTTGCCCTTAATCAGCAGCACCGGCAATGAATGCGCAACGCTGCCTAAGCGCGGAATCGGCTGATTCGAAACAAATTCCGACAGGTAGCGCAGCTTGTAGCTGGCATTGTCAATTTTGAACACATCCGCCTTGCTGGAGAAATACTCTTCCAGCGCAGACGGCGAGATGCGGACAATACGGTCAATCTGCGCCAAAGAAATCGCAAATTGCTGATCGCCGGCTTTCACCATCAGGGCGTCGCTGACCGCTACAGTGGTCGGCACGCGGATGGTAAAGGTCGTGCCCTGGCCCAGTTCCGAATCAACCGAAACATGGCCGCCTAGGGCTTTGATTTCGCTTTGCACTACATCCAGGCCAACGCCGCGTCCGGAAATCTGCGTCACCTGCTTGGCGGTACTGAGGCCCGGATGGAAAATCAGCTGCAGGATTTCCTGCTTGTCGAGGAACTGATCGGCTTTGATCAGGCCCTGGCTCAGCGCCTTGGCCTTAATCACCTCTTCATTGATGCCTTTGCCGTCATCACTGAAGGATACCAGTACATCGGTGCCCTGGCGGCTGATATTCAGCACAATGCTGCCGACTTCCGGCTTATGCAGCGCCAAGCGCTCTGCTGTATCTTCCAAGCCATGGTCAATCGCGTTGCGCAGCATATGCTCGAATGGCGTCACCAGCCGCTCCAGAATGGTTCGGTCCAGCTCGCCTTCGGTATTCTGCACAATCAGTTCCGCCGGGCGGTTCAGTGTTGATGAGGTCTGGCGCACAATGCGCTGCAGGCGCGGCAGCATGCGCGAGAACGGCACCAGACGCGTGCGCATCAAGCTTTCCTGAATTTCAGCCTGAATACGCGACTGCTGCAGCAGCAGGCCTTCCGCATCACGGATTTTCTCCGCCAGCGTGCTCTTGAAGTCAACCAAATCCGAAGCCGACTCGGCGAGCGACTTAGACAGCTGATTCAAGGATGAATACTGGTCCATTTCCAGAGGGTCGAAGTCCTCATAGCGCGAATTGTCCGTGCCATGCTTGGCGAGAATCTGAGATTCCAGCTCGCCGTCCATCCGGCGCAGCTGATCCGCCAGACGCTTAATCGCCAGCTCCATTTCATTCAGGGTATTGCCCAGCTGGCCAAGATCCATTTCAATGCGCGAACGGTTGATTGAATTCTCGCCGGAAAGGTCAATCATTTTCTCAACCAGATCAGCGGAGATCCGGATCATTTCATTGCTGCTGCCGGCATTTAAGGCATCTTTCCACTCGCCCTGCATCGACGGCGGTTCGGCGCCATCGCCCTGAATAAATTCAAAGCCCAGCGCGGCCGCCGGCTGAGCGGACTTGCCGGTGCGGTTCGGCAGCTGCGCAGTCAGGTCAACCAGCTCAATTGACTCCAGGCTCAGCCTGATGCTGTCAAAATTGCTGTAGTCTTTCTCAAAAATCGCCTGCTTCAGCCAGCTGACGGTGGTCTGCAGCAGCACATCATAGGCGTTTGAGCTGAAATGATGCACCGCAAACTGTTCAAAGGTAGTTTCCAGCTGATAGGAAATGGCCGCCACCGGCTCATTTTCCACCATGCGCGCACCGCCCTTAATACTGTGGGCCGCACGCTGCAGCTGCAGCAAAATGCTTCGGTCGGTGCGCTGCTCAAACCATTGCGCCAGCAGCTGCTCCGCAGCCGCCAGCACTTCCTCAGCTTCCTCAAGGAAGGTTTCCTCAACCACTGCGCGCAGCGTGTCATCTTCAGAGAAAGCAGCCTCTGACGGTGCCGGCGCTTCCGCAGCAACAGCCGGCTCAGCTGGCGCAGAAACTTCTTCAGCCGCAGGAAGCGTAATATCTTCCGCAGCCGGCTCTTCCGCCGCTGGCGCAGCTTCAGGCGCTGCATGCGCATCCGAGGCGTGTCCGGCAGCTAATGCTTGAATATTCTGAATAATATCAATCGTAGCAGGCGCCGGATAGTCGATTTGCTTATCGCGGATAATTTGAATGCGGTCAGCCACATCATCCTGCACTAGGCGGATAATCTGGATCAGCGCCGGGCTGATGCTGATTTGCTGGCGGATAATGCGCTCATACACGAACTCCAGCTCATGCGCAATCAGGCCGATATGCGATGCTGAAATCATATTTGCGCCGCCTTTCAAGGTGTGCAAATAGCGCATCAGATTGTTCAAAGCGCCGATATTGCTTTGGTCTTTCGACCATGTGCTGAGGTCCTGATCAATCCCGGCCAGCAGCTCATCCGCTTCTTCAAGGAAAATTTCCAGCAGCTCTGAATCAAAGTCGGTATTGGCTTCAGCAGAGCGCTGCTGCCCGCGGTCAGATGCAATGCGCTGGCTGAGCTGCGCAAAATCAACTGCGGCTTCCGGCGCCTGATCAGGCGCCGCGGCCTGTTCAATATCCTGCTGCACAAAGGCGGACAGTTCGCCCAGCAATTTCTGCGCTTCCGCGCTTAACACCACGCGCTGTCCGGCAGCCAAGGTGTCGAATAGATGAATGAATTCCTGATGCGCCTGGGCAAATAATTCATAGCCGTAATCAAGGTTCAGCAGCTGCAGCTTTTCCGCAAGAGCATCGTAGCCCTGCTTCAGTTCCGAGGTGAAGTCATGAATACCGGTTGAAGCGCGGTTATCCGTATGTTCCAGCAGCTGCTGCGCCTGAGCGCTGAGCGCGCGCAGGTATTGCGGGAATTCAGCCTTGGCGCGGCTGTCAAATTCAAACTCGGCATCCAGCAGCTGGTCAATATTCAGCTCAATCAGCTTCGACACCAAGCCTTGCGGATTGGCATCCTGATCCACATCTTCAGCAGCAAAGCCGTAATCATGCCATGCGGTATTGAATGTTTCGTAAATGGCATCCAGCTGGCTGGCTGGGCCTCCGCGCAAGGTGTGCAGATAGTCGCGGACAAATTCCGCATACTGGATCAGCAGCGCAGTTTCCTGCGAGGTCGAAACAATTTCTTCCTGCAGCAGGGTCTTAAACAGGTTTTCAACCCTGGTGCTCGCTTCAAATACCTGATCAATCTGCGCCATCGACGAGCTGCCGCGCAAGGTATGCAGTGCGCGGATTAAACCGTTGTAATCCTGAACTTTTTCATCTTCTGTTTTAAGGAACTGGTCAATCGCATGCAAATGCTCTTCCGCTTCTTCAATAAAGATCGAAACCGTTTCTTCAATATAGCTGTCTTCGCCAGCGCTGGCAGCCTGCCCGGCCGGAGCCGCCGCTTCGGCCAGTTCAAGGCCGGTTATGCCGTCCGCTGCAGTCAGCGTATCGGCAAGACTCAGCAACTCTTCCAGAGCCGGCTCAGGGCTCAGGCCCTGCTGCAGCTGCTGCCCCAGCAGCACCAGCGGACGCAAATCAACATCCAGCTCTTCCACGGCTTTAAAGCGCGGATACAGCTTGTACTGATAGACATTCAGCACGGCTTGAGCATATTTCTGAATGACCGGCGTCAGCGCAAGCGCGCCTGAAATCACCCGGTTCAGGGCATCTTCCACCATCCATGCAGTTTCACCGGCAGATTTTGCCCCCACCATGCGGCCCGAGCCTTTTAAGGTATGGAAATGACGGCGAATCGTAGTCAGCATGTCTTGGTTATGCGGCGCTTGCAGCCAACCCGTAAATAAAGAATTTAATTCAGCAAAGATTTCCTCTATTTCTTCAACAAAAATCTCTAGAATTTCTGCATCTTGATCTAGATAGCTATCTTCCGGAAGCGTAGTCGTTTCTACTAAATTTTTTAATATTTCTTTCATAGCTAAGGCTTCTTACGTTTTTGCCACCAAGCAGGGTGCTCAAACTTAATTGTAACCATCACGCGTGACCTAACTGTGCTGCGTTAAGTTCATCTTGACGATGCTTTATCTGTGTTGCGCAATGCGCCTTGCCCTCAGGCAAGGCGCACCGCTCCCCCCAAGCTTTCTGACTTTATTCAGGAAGTTTAAAGTCAGATACAGATTCACGTAATGATTCGGCCATGTTTGCCAATTCAGATACCGAACGCGCAGTATCAAAAGTTGCGCTTGTGGTTTGAGAAGTAATTTCCTGTACAACGTTCATCGTCGTTGCAATATGGCCTGCAGAAGCAGACTGCAGTTTTGCAGCGTCAGAAATGTTGGCAATCAGTTTCGCCAGGTTGCCGGATACGCTTTGAATCTCATCCAGCGCCACGCCCGCATCCTTAGACAAGTTTGCGCCGCGCACAACTTCCGAAGTAGTCTGCTCCATCGAAATAACCGCTTCGTTGGTATCCGTCTGAATAGTTTTTACCAAGCCTTCAATCTGCTTGGTTGCAGATGCGGAACGTTCCGCAAGGCGCTGTACTTCGTCGGCTACCACCGCGAAACCGCGGCCCGCTTCACCGGCCATCGATGCCTGAATGGCGGCGTTCAATGCCAGAATGTTCGTCTGGTCGGCAATATCGTTAATCAGGGCAACGATGTTTCCGATTTCCTGCGAAGATTCACCCAGACGCTTAATACGCTTGGAGGTTTCCTGAATCTGCTCGCGGATTGTATCCATACCCTCAATTGAACGGTTTACAACCTGCGCGCCGTTGGCGGCAATCTGCACCGAACGCTCCGCTACCACTGCAGATTCTTCGGCGTTGGCGGATACCTGGTCAATTGACATCGCCATTTCGTTAATCGCGGCGGATGCGCCGGCAATTTCCTGCGCCTGATGCTCAGACGCTTCAGCCAGCTGGTTGGTAATGCCCTGCGTGTTCGCCGTATACTGCGCGACTTCCTGCGATGTTTCAGTAATTCGCGATACAAGGTCACGCAGCTGGTCAATCGCGAAGTTGATGGAGTCGGCAATGGCGCCGGTAAAGTCTTCAGATACCGTTGCGTAAGAACGCAAGTCACCGTCCGCCAAGTCAGCGATCTCATCCAGCAGACGCAGAATCGCGTTCTGGTTACGGTCATATTCTTCCTGCAGGCGGGTTACGCGCTGCTTATCTGACTGGCCGCGCAGGGTCAGCAGGCGGAATACGCAGATCAGGAAGCCGACCAGGCAGAGGATCAGGAACAGCGCCGGAATTGCAATCTCCCAGTTTGAACCGCTGGACAGCTTATTCAAGTTGCCTAAAAGCTCATCTGACTGCGCAAAAATTGAAGCCGAAGCCTGGCGCACTTTTACAATTTGATTCGAGTTTTTAAGAATGGTTGCAGCCGCTGATTTCAGTACGTCATCATATTCAGCCTTAATGCCGGTCAATGATTCACGCAAAGCCGGGTCAGCAATGCGCTCTACACCCAGTTCCGCGCTACCGTTCAGCTGCGCATTCAGGTAGGAGCCGAATGTTTCGGTATCGGCGCTGAAGTCATCCGCAGATTCGCGCGAGCTTTCGCTGCCGGTCAGCACCGAACTGATTGAGCGCAGAATACGCTCCGCAATAAACACCTGGTTTTTCGCAATAACCACCTGGTTTGACGGCATGTTTTGACGCGCCATCTGGTCAACCATCAGGTTGTATTCAGCCTGAATGCCCGGAATGGTTTCGCCGATCGCAATGTTGGTGTCATACAGCTTGTTGATGATTTTCTGCTGCGATGAAATCAGGCTAATGTTTTCAGATACCTGCTTCCACTGGCTTTCCACATTCTTCATGGCTTCAGTTGACGGATGCGAATCCTGCACGATAACTAAATTTTCAGCGAAGGATTTCTGCGACTCAGTCAGCTTCTTAATTGATTCCGGCGTGCCTGAAGCGGTCGCTTCCGTGGCTTGGCGGGAAATCGTTTGCGACAATAAGCGCAGCTCACCTAGGCTCCGCGTCAGCTCATTGTTGCGTGGCACGCTGTAGAACAGATAGAGTAGCAGGAAAATTGCCACAAATAGACAGAAGCCTGCACCCAAAATTAATGGCTTGGACTTTTCACTGTCACCAAATACACGCGATAGCTGATCTGTCTGTGAGTGAATCTTAGCAAGTAAAGCATTGCCACCTTTGCGGCCCATGCTTTCGCCTGTAT is drawn from Acinetobacter sp. WCHAc010034 and contains these coding sequences:
- a CDS encoding YdcF family protein gives rise to the protein MKRLLLLIPGALLLADGLWLVSLNKIHLGIILPMLIGAVFIGIALFHAPIQRFLAQHRALRKAWTLSWAGFGIWLISLAGFFAYLQHSISQSEQIPPVKAIIVLGSGLEHGQPSPTLKARLDAGAALALKNPDAALIMAGGLGFNEKISEAAVMQNYLVQAHHLAAERIHLEDHSTSTELNLINSKAVLERLQIGLDQPIAIATSDFHVLRAAAIAGHQGYSNIYAVSAPTPLYIRYNSWLREYFAFLSGWLLNEY
- a CDS encoding DUF2750 domain-containing protein, with translation MRNPYQRRAAAKTQITNFNPQDAYKQFLEALVAQGGLTALYQDGWALCATPTGQKAFAVWKNRSLAKLLIKDNWENYQPEEISLKDFIEKVIPFLREQHTALSLDLTPEGQNILVAPEKLLLDLKKYLYQVYAQKPEIFQNRDIPQPRSIRIN
- the elsL gene encoding cell wall-recycling L,D-carboxypeptidase ElsL encodes the protein MTQYALDQADIIIDLKRQTLSLNKLDKIYVISSGKNGIGETENSGKTPRGWHKVAEKFGQNAPLNAVFIARQPTGEVYSAQLAAQYPERDWILSRILWLSGLECGFNQGEGCDTYQRYIYIHGTPDTEPMGVPMSHGCIRMRNADVAELFELVPENALVYIAA
- a CDS encoding YbaN family protein → MRTLFWRSLVVIFIILGFIGALLPGMPTTVFLILAAWAASKGWPQMDNWLLNHPKYGPTLRAWRENGTVPRKAKWVASVMMLISAVIMLFTAAPLAVKIFTDAAMLIVAAWLWMRPEPQGQALSPDSEHAEKQKIGKES
- a CDS encoding DUF1853 family protein, which encodes MHLNFLNLEHDEPWLALRQPLVRQLAFCIGSPNILRSLPADLAITHPFQLHDDATWNKHLKNYWPRLQQLDRHPEALADFLQQLKSTRLGLRFEMFLWFWLLDSGHHPYRLLGHSIQKIDGPKTLGELDFVLLNTETGEVEHWEAALKYYLAERDFSLPHWHGLNRSDTLSRKLHHFTEKQFQFADALNHQIQRRFCILKGQLYLPERSSCAALPDWINPARRIGLWGQRLPDAALQFYRLQRHEWICPQAQPSSHAAQWWTDGLYKAACQEHYYMFRRPGLLLHSLT
- a CDS encoding entericidin A/B family lipoprotein, with translation MKKILAVSLLAVFALTACNTVKGLGKDVSKAGDAVTNTAEKTQEKM
- the dapE gene encoding succinyl-diaminopimelate desuccinylase, coding for MTSSSATLDLSLELLRQPSVTPVDHTCQNIMADRLAKAGFNIEHMRFEDVDNLWARRGTESPVFCFAGHTDVVPTGNLDAWNSAPFAPEIRDGKLYGRGSADMKTALAAMVIASERFTAKHPDHKGSIAFLITSDEEGPAINGTVKVIQALEARNEKMTWCLVGEPSSTHQLGDIIKNGRRGSLNARLTVKGKQGHVAYPHLAVNPIHTASKALAELCETVWDSGNEYFPATSFQISNLNAGTGATNVVPGVMTSLFNFRYSTEVTAEELKARTLEILDRNNVEYDIVWTHSGLPFLTPVGELVNAAQNAIRNVTGVEAELSTSGGTSDGRFIAPTGAQVLELGVLNASIHQIDEHVNVADLEPLAEIYEQILTGLLA